One window of the Pseudomonas sp. MPC6 genome contains the following:
- a CDS encoding tripartite tricarboxylate transporter substrate binding protein — MTKKTKSFKDIHKVVKAGLCLSIGLMLSAPAMAEYPKRPISLVIPYGPGGATDISARALARSLSGEVSKPLVIVNRTGAGGVTGSASVAHAKGDGYTVLAARVGSHTVNPAMKSNLPYALSDFKFVGVYEINPIVCATNSDSGIDSMEQLVSKVQSNPGTVSYSSSGVGSFLQLSAVMILDAFGVKKPLEMAIHLPMRGGGEAVTAVLNGTATFICDNSSTLAGFINNGLMTPLIVTTKERINGIDAPTASELNHPELETLLGWTGIAGPKDMDMEAVKSWEKWLAAATRDPEFVGSMEKLGSVIVNMGAKESEEFINKQYIIFKSLVDKLGMEAS, encoded by the coding sequence ATGACAAAAAAAACCAAATCATTTAAGGATATTCACAAGGTAGTCAAGGCGGGCCTGTGCCTAAGCATAGGGCTCATGCTTTCAGCTCCGGCTATGGCTGAGTATCCAAAGCGCCCAATATCGTTAGTGATTCCCTATGGACCAGGTGGTGCTACCGATATTTCGGCACGCGCCTTGGCACGTTCCCTTTCTGGCGAAGTCTCCAAGCCTCTGGTGATCGTAAACCGCACCGGTGCAGGCGGAGTGACAGGTTCGGCCAGCGTTGCTCACGCGAAGGGTGACGGCTATACAGTGCTTGCCGCACGTGTTGGCTCCCATACCGTAAATCCCGCCATGAAGAGTAACCTTCCCTATGCGTTATCAGACTTCAAATTTGTTGGGGTGTACGAAATAAACCCAATTGTCTGCGCAACGAACAGCGACAGTGGGATCGATTCTATGGAACAGCTGGTAAGCAAGGTGCAATCCAACCCAGGAACAGTAAGTTATAGCTCCTCCGGGGTCGGCTCTTTTCTTCAGTTGTCTGCGGTCATGATATTGGATGCCTTCGGTGTAAAAAAACCGCTGGAAATGGCCATTCACCTGCCAATGCGTGGCGGCGGCGAAGCGGTCACGGCGGTACTTAACGGTACAGCGACCTTTATCTGTGATAATTCATCGACCCTGGCAGGCTTCATCAATAATGGCCTGATGACCCCGCTTATTGTAACGACCAAGGAGCGAATCAACGGAATCGATGCTCCCACGGCGTCTGAGCTGAATCATCCAGAGCTCGAGACGCTACTGGGTTGGACAGGAATCGCTGGACCCAAAGATATGGATATGGAGGCTGTCAAATCCTGGGAAAAATGGCTAGCTGCGGCGACCCGTGACCCCGAGTTCGTAGGTAGCATGGAAAAACTTGGCTCCGTTATCGTCAATATGGGGGCAAAAGAGTCGGAAGAGTTCATTAACAAACAGTACATTATCTTCAAGAGCTTGGTAGATAAGTTGGGTATGGAAGCTAGTTAA
- a CDS encoding succinate dehydrogenase/fumarate reductase iron-sulfur subunit — protein MEHNHKKITVSVWRGKEEGGFEEFQVPFVEEQTILDLLTHIQRSVDSSLSYRFACRVGMCGSCAMQVNGKPRWTCRTLVRNVVENDALRLEPLANLPVVKDLVVDMEPFFDKWQQAKGRFEPAESAVQEFAPIKPQDKQRAKVDEAIECINCGICYAACDVVASNPAYLGPAALQRAWSLINDAKDFANPERLKAVSGDGGCQNCHTNSQCMARCPLELNPTRSIAGLKRAVAFATLKGDI, from the coding sequence ATGGAACATAATCACAAAAAAATAACCGTATCAGTCTGGCGAGGAAAAGAGGAAGGTGGTTTTGAAGAGTTCCAGGTTCCTTTTGTTGAGGAGCAAACAATTCTTGATCTTTTGACCCATATTCAGCGATCGGTTGATAGTTCCCTGTCGTATCGATTTGCCTGCAGGGTCGGTATGTGTGGTTCCTGTGCAATGCAGGTTAACGGCAAGCCTCGCTGGACCTGCCGCACCTTGGTACGCAACGTCGTAGAGAATGATGCATTGAGGCTTGAGCCGCTGGCTAACTTGCCGGTTGTCAAAGATTTGGTGGTTGATATGGAACCATTCTTTGACAAGTGGCAGCAAGCCAAAGGCCGATTTGAGCCGGCAGAATCGGCGGTGCAGGAGTTCGCGCCAATCAAGCCGCAAGACAAGCAGCGCGCGAAAGTCGACGAGGCCATCGAATGTATTAATTGTGGCATCTGCTACGCCGCCTGTGATGTGGTGGCGTCTAACCCCGCCTACCTGGGCCCTGCGGCACTCCAACGTGCCTGGTCACTGATCAATGATGCCAAAGACTTCGCGAACCCAGAGCGCCTGAAAGCAGTGAGCGGTGATGGCGGCTGTCAGAACTGCCATACCAACTCCCAGTGTATGGCCCGCTGCCCATTGGAACTGAATCCTACACGTTCCATTGCCGGCCTTAAAAGGGCGGTAGCCTTTGCAACGCTGAAGGGGGACATATGA
- a CDS encoding succinate dehydrogenase, whose protein sequence is MKTNRDKKEYWASFVQRWSGVALALFLPFHFLVLSLVLQGSHVLDGFLYWADAPLIKFAEAGLVGLLAVHLLGGVRLLVIEFFAWKEWQGYLISVAATGAAATGCLFLLRAF, encoded by the coding sequence GTGAAAACCAACCGCGATAAAAAAGAATACTGGGCCTCGTTTGTCCAGCGTTGGTCGGGCGTTGCCCTTGCGCTTTTCCTACCGTTTCACTTTCTGGTGTTAAGTCTAGTTCTCCAGGGAAGCCATGTGCTGGACGGTTTCCTCTATTGGGCTGATGCCCCGCTGATCAAGTTTGCCGAAGCCGGTTTAGTGGGTTTGCTCGCGGTTCACCTTTTAGGCGGTGTGCGCCTGCTAGTTATCGAGTTTTTTGCCTGGAAAGAGTGGCAGGGGTATTTGATTTCCGTCGCCGCGACCGGCGCTGCGGCGACCGGTTGCTTGTTTCTTCTTAGGGCATTTTAA
- a CDS encoding tripartite tricarboxylate transporter permease, producing MSFLDTLMGAFSLVAQFDSILALAIGVAIGVICGAIPGMSATMAVALTLPFTFALEPVVGILLLLGVYKGGVFGGSIPAILIKTPGTPASSATVLDGYPLAEKGQAGKALSMALYASCTADIISNLALILFAGWLASFAMSFGPPEFFTLMVFSLMIIAGISGDRLMKGMVSAALGLLLATVGLDLVYGTDRFIMGNVNLMGGFNFIAVLIGLFALPEIIAFAMNPSDAHGKVRELGCNSITLQEYKRCFRTIFRGGIIGAILGAIPGIGAAPAAFLSYSEAKRKSPNKDNFGKGELEGVAAAESGNNGVCGSTLIPLLALGIPGDVITAIIIGAFMIHGIQPGPMLFETNGTLVYALFMGLILSSFFLFFIGGFSIRIFGFVADIPKSILMPAVLVLCVFGTYAVNNSMFDILVMFVLGLLGYLMMRLDVPAAPFLIAFILGPLLEDNFRQSMLMSNGDFSILFRSVITWVFWTLTALTLFFLIKNSLAAKPTAINANSETVKQ from the coding sequence ATGAGTTTTCTTGATACGTTGATGGGGGCTTTTTCGCTGGTTGCTCAGTTTGACAGTATCCTTGCACTTGCGATTGGCGTTGCTATTGGTGTGATTTGCGGGGCTATTCCAGGTATGTCTGCCACTATGGCGGTGGCGCTCACCCTACCTTTTACCTTCGCGCTGGAACCTGTAGTGGGTATTCTGTTGCTTCTGGGGGTATATAAGGGCGGTGTTTTTGGTGGTTCCATACCGGCGATTCTGATCAAGACTCCCGGTACGCCGGCTTCCAGTGCGACCGTGCTGGATGGATATCCTCTGGCTGAAAAGGGGCAGGCGGGTAAAGCTTTGAGCATGGCGTTATATGCATCCTGTACGGCGGATATAATATCGAACCTAGCGCTGATTCTATTTGCTGGTTGGCTAGCTTCCTTTGCAATGAGCTTCGGGCCACCGGAGTTTTTCACACTGATGGTGTTCTCGCTGATGATTATCGCTGGAATATCCGGTGACCGGTTGATGAAAGGTATGGTCTCTGCTGCCTTGGGGTTACTGCTTGCTACTGTCGGTTTGGATCTGGTTTACGGCACAGATCGATTTATCATGGGCAATGTAAACCTGATGGGCGGGTTCAATTTCATCGCTGTCCTGATCGGATTGTTCGCGCTGCCGGAAATTATCGCCTTTGCCATGAACCCATCCGACGCCCATGGAAAGGTTCGGGAGCTGGGTTGTAATAGCATTACTCTTCAAGAGTATAAACGTTGCTTTCGAACGATTTTTCGGGGCGGCATCATCGGTGCCATACTCGGAGCCATTCCGGGCATAGGTGCCGCACCTGCTGCATTTCTTTCGTACAGTGAGGCGAAACGGAAATCCCCCAATAAAGATAATTTTGGTAAAGGCGAGCTTGAGGGCGTTGCCGCAGCTGAATCAGGTAACAATGGGGTTTGTGGCTCTACCCTGATTCCATTGCTAGCATTGGGTATTCCTGGGGATGTGATCACCGCCATCATTATCGGTGCTTTCATGATTCACGGAATTCAACCCGGGCCCATGCTTTTTGAGACCAATGGCACTCTCGTTTATGCGTTGTTTATGGGCTTGATTTTGAGCTCTTTTTTCCTGTTCTTTATTGGCGGCTTCTCCATACGTATCTTTGGATTTGTTGCAGATATTCCTAAATCGATACTCATGCCAGCGGTATTGGTGCTTTGCGTTTTTGGGACATATGCTGTTAACAATTCAATGTTTGATATTTTGGTCATGTTTGTCTTAGGCTTGCTCGGCTACCTCATGATGCGGCTGGACGTGCCTGCTGCTCCTTTTCTGATCGCTTTTATATTGGGCCCTTTGCTTGAGGACAACTTTCGGCAGTCGATGTTGATGTCCAATGGCGATTTTTCAATACTGTTTCGTAGTGTGATTACTTGGGTGTTCTGGACGCTCACCGCGCTTACGCTGTTCTTCCTGATCAAGAATAGCCTTGCTGCCAAGCCCACGGCCATTAATGCCAACAGTGAAACAGTGAAACAGTGA
- a CDS encoding OprD family porin yields the protein MRKTSLALAVVAVTLGMSLSQVANAEFIKDSKASIEARNFYFNRDFRQAAASQAKQEEWAQGFILRMNSGYTEGTAGFGIDAIGMLGFKLDSGGGTAGSGLLVPDRSGGSQDYSSDLAVAAKAKLSKTTLRVGSMQFKNMAISSSDSRLTPQVFKGGQLLSQEIDGLTLDGGYVREVNNRNSGDFEDLSMTAGSRRDFTFTDGILTDSFRFLGGTYQLNKELSTAYYHSNLEDLYTQNSFNLVHVLPLGEGQSLKTDLRYAHSTGDGHSNVDNKALGAMLTYGLGVHKFGIGYQNMSGDTGFAYLNGTDPFLVNYVQISDFANKDETSWQVRYDYNFAGIGIPGLTFMTRYLSGDNVDLDAAGDGKEWERDTELMYVFQEGTLKNFSVRWRNAMVRSNFTNDIDENRLIASYTLPLL from the coding sequence ATGAGAAAGACCTCCCTGGCGCTGGCCGTAGTCGCCGTCACTCTGGGCATGTCCCTGAGCCAAGTCGCCAACGCCGAATTCATCAAGGACAGCAAGGCCAGCATCGAAGCGCGCAACTTCTATTTCAATCGTGATTTCCGTCAGGCCGCCGCCAGCCAGGCCAAACAGGAAGAATGGGCGCAAGGTTTCATTCTGCGCATGAACTCCGGCTATACCGAGGGTACGGCGGGCTTCGGCATCGATGCCATCGGCATGCTCGGCTTCAAGCTGGACTCAGGAGGGGGCACCGCCGGCAGTGGTCTGCTGGTGCCCGACCGCTCGGGCGGCTCCCAGGATTACTCCTCCGACCTGGCGGTGGCCGCCAAGGCCAAGCTGTCCAAGACCACCCTACGCGTCGGCAGCATGCAGTTCAAGAACATGGCCATTTCCTCCAGCGACAGCCGCCTGACACCGCAGGTATTCAAGGGCGGCCAACTGCTTTCCCAGGAAATCGACGGCCTGACCCTCGATGGCGGCTATGTGCGCGAGGTCAACAACCGCAATTCTGGCGATTTCGAAGACCTGTCTATGACCGCCGGTAGCCGGCGCGACTTCACCTTCACCGATGGTATCCTGACCGATTCCTTCCGGTTCCTCGGCGGCACCTACCAGCTCAACAAGGAGCTGAGCACGGCCTACTACCACTCCAACCTGGAGGATCTGTATACGCAGAACTCCTTCAACCTGGTGCATGTGCTGCCGCTGGGCGAAGGGCAGAGCCTGAAGACTGATTTGCGCTATGCGCATTCCACCGGGGACGGCCACAGCAACGTCGACAACAAGGCGCTGGGCGCGATGCTCACCTATGGCCTGGGCGTGCACAAATTCGGCATCGGCTACCAGAATATGAGCGGCGACACCGGCTTCGCCTATCTCAACGGCACCGACCCGTTCCTCGTCAACTATGTGCAGATCAGCGATTTCGCCAACAAGGACGAGACGTCCTGGCAGGTGCGTTACGACTACAACTTCGCTGGCATCGGTATCCCTGGGCTGACCTTCATGACCCGCTACCTGAGCGGTGATAACGTCGATCTGGACGCTGCCGGCGACGGCAAGGAGTGGGAGCGCGACACCGAGTTGATGTACGTGTTCCAGGAAGGCACCCTGAAGAACTTCAGCGTGCGCTGGCGCAATGCCATGGTGCGTTCGAACTTCACCAACGATATCGACGAAAACCGTCTGATCGCCAGCTACACCCTGCCGCTGCTCTGA
- a CDS encoding sulfite exporter TauE/SafE family protein has product MEYISSSLSLAMASDNLSCIGLILFFSLLLRAAIGFGDGLLAVPLLAMFIDIREAVPLIICLSTTISVNALWQGRRSLQLSSLKRTSVAALVGIPLGVMLLSLGNEVVVKSLLGVLLVAMALWRLGPKSQLQLKSDGWSYLFGGLAGMLGSAYALRGVVFSIYGGLRGWSQDQFKGTISGFYILSGVVIPISYLSSGLITPRLIGLYLLFLPLAFLSTILGHLLTHRLDADMFQKIIWIFLLLFGVFLAARPLLF; this is encoded by the coding sequence ATGGAATACATCTCGTCATCACTTAGCCTGGCAATGGCGTCGGATAACCTAAGTTGCATCGGTTTGATACTTTTTTTTTCATTATTGCTGCGCGCGGCGATCGGCTTTGGTGATGGTTTGCTGGCGGTTCCTCTGCTGGCAATGTTCATTGATATACGTGAAGCTGTGCCTTTGATTATTTGTCTCTCCACAACTATTTCGGTTAATGCGCTTTGGCAGGGGCGGCGATCACTGCAGCTTAGTTCGCTAAAACGTACATCCGTCGCAGCCTTAGTTGGTATCCCTCTTGGTGTCATGCTGTTGAGTTTAGGCAATGAAGTTGTGGTCAAGAGCTTACTTGGCGTTTTGCTCGTTGCCATGGCTTTGTGGCGTTTAGGGCCTAAATCGCAATTACAGTTAAAGTCAGATGGCTGGAGTTATCTGTTCGGAGGTCTTGCAGGCATGCTTGGGTCTGCTTACGCCCTCCGTGGTGTCGTTTTCAGTATTTATGGTGGACTCAGAGGTTGGAGTCAGGATCAGTTCAAAGGTACCATTAGCGGGTTCTATATTCTAAGTGGCGTTGTAATTCCTATAAGTTATTTGTCTTCTGGCTTGATTACACCTCGTTTGATTGGCCTCTATTTACTTTTCTTGCCGTTGGCATTTCTATCTACGATACTTGGTCATCTGCTGACCCATCGGCTTGATGCCGATATGTTTCAAAAGATCATTTGGATCTTCCTGTTGCTGTTTGGAGTCTTTTTGGCTGCTCGCCCTTTGCTATTTTAG
- a CDS encoding tripartite tricarboxylate transporter TctB family protein has product MLINKKELVVGGGVFASGLLFILFLIPVAVVSPQSIAIAVLDPAFWPKVVSWVLLILGICMMLNIMLNRRSEPHANSFETTSCETAFRMSVFVVFLSGYYLLLPYLGMVWGSSIAYIILSIAFCKTGYRFTAVAVGILLPAALYAFFYHVAGIDIPQSEFARLP; this is encoded by the coding sequence ATGCTCATCAATAAAAAGGAGCTAGTGGTCGGTGGAGGCGTGTTTGCCTCTGGCCTTCTGTTTATACTCTTTCTGATACCTGTCGCAGTTGTTTCGCCCCAATCTATAGCTATTGCGGTTCTTGACCCGGCGTTCTGGCCTAAGGTTGTGTCATGGGTATTGCTGATTCTTGGTATATGCATGATGTTAAATATAATGCTTAACAGGAGGTCTGAGCCTCACGCTAACTCTTTCGAAACGACTTCATGTGAAACCGCTTTTCGAATGTCCGTTTTTGTTGTGTTTCTATCTGGTTACTATTTGCTGCTACCTTATCTTGGAATGGTTTGGGGTTCCAGCATTGCATACATAATACTATCAATAGCATTCTGCAAGACTGGATATCGCTTTACGGCAGTAGCTGTTGGAATTCTTTTGCCCGCAGCACTATATGCCTTTTTCTATCATGTTGCGGGCATCGACATTCCCCAAAGTGAATTTGCGAGGTTGCCATGA
- a CDS encoding succinate dehydrogenase, with the protein MSTRIEFKLWLLHRVSAMLLGLFVVIHIVGMIIAIQGGLSSAEILQRTSENYVMGVFYSVFTIAAAVHSSIGLRTVAFEVLGWRGAIVNRVLTVFFLMLCVTGISAIGGLVL; encoded by the coding sequence ATGAGCACTCGAATCGAGTTCAAGTTGTGGCTCTTGCATCGTGTTAGCGCCATGTTACTGGGATTGTTTGTGGTGATACATATCGTTGGGATGATTATCGCGATTCAGGGTGGGTTGTCTTCGGCTGAAATTTTGCAGCGCACCAGCGAAAATTATGTCATGGGAGTTTTCTACTCGGTATTCACGATTGCAGCTGCTGTTCACTCTTCCATTGGACTGCGTACTGTCGCATTTGAAGTATTGGGGTGGAGAGGAGCGATTGTAAACCGCGTTCTGACTGTGTTCTTCCTGATGCTCTGCGTGACAGGTATCTCTGCAATAGGAGGGCTGGTGTTGTGA
- the nhaA gene encoding Na+/H+ antiporter NhaA: MADKYSASPSIPRPQVLTARALSAIERFSHIEAVSGIVLLLAAMAALIWANSPIADSYEHFWNTQITLGLGDFTVSGSLRFLVNDGLMAVFFLVVGAEIRQEINDGALSSLKLAALPLGAALGGVVVPAIIYLAFNQGTEASTGWAVPTATDIAFAVGVLALLGKSIPGGVRVLLLALAIIDDIVAILIIAVFYTATLDYLGLVVAVSGLVLVLIFQRMGISKAYAYILPGAIVWFGLLKTGVHPTLAGVILGLMTPVNSKPATERPLDTIGHAFHELMDRLSQSSNSPQEVAKPLKQLQQAQREILPPVQRVQCGLHPWVAFGVMPLFALANAGVSLGGFNLDDAASQSVFVGVLLALVLGKPFGIVLASFVLTKLNICKLPVGVTWSGVWLVGLLAGIGFTMSIFIASLAFPDPALLSAAKLSVLAASTGAAIMGLIWGKLTMLGTARPKVVASGVRNPERVKA; encoded by the coding sequence ATGGCTGATAAATACTCGGCGTCCCCCTCAATTCCGCGTCCTCAGGTTTTGACCGCTCGTGCTCTGTCCGCAATAGAGCGCTTTTCGCATATAGAAGCGGTTAGCGGCATCGTATTGCTACTCGCGGCGATGGCTGCACTCATCTGGGCCAATAGTCCAATCGCCGACTCCTACGAACATTTCTGGAATACCCAAATCACCCTGGGTTTAGGCGACTTTACCGTCTCTGGTTCATTGCGTTTTTTGGTTAATGATGGGCTGATGGCGGTTTTCTTTCTCGTAGTCGGCGCCGAGATACGTCAGGAAATCAATGACGGAGCGCTGTCCAGTCTCAAGTTGGCAGCACTGCCACTGGGCGCTGCGCTGGGCGGTGTCGTGGTGCCGGCGATCATCTACTTGGCGTTCAATCAAGGTACCGAAGCCAGTACAGGGTGGGCTGTACCAACTGCTACCGACATTGCGTTTGCAGTAGGTGTCCTCGCCCTGTTAGGAAAGTCGATTCCAGGTGGGGTACGCGTCCTTTTGCTGGCGCTGGCAATCATCGATGACATTGTCGCAATCCTGATCATCGCCGTGTTCTATACCGCAACACTGGATTATCTAGGGTTAGTGGTTGCGGTGAGTGGTCTGGTACTGGTGTTGATTTTTCAGCGCATGGGTATAAGCAAGGCCTATGCGTACATACTGCCTGGCGCCATTGTATGGTTTGGACTCCTGAAAACCGGTGTTCACCCCACCCTTGCCGGCGTCATTCTTGGCCTGATGACGCCAGTCAACTCCAAGCCTGCAACGGAACGTCCACTCGACACAATCGGCCATGCGTTTCATGAGCTGATGGATCGACTCTCTCAATCCTCCAACAGTCCGCAGGAAGTCGCTAAGCCGCTGAAGCAACTCCAGCAAGCCCAGAGGGAGATATTGCCTCCGGTACAGCGAGTACAGTGCGGCCTGCATCCGTGGGTGGCGTTTGGTGTCATGCCGCTCTTCGCACTGGCTAACGCGGGAGTGAGTCTGGGAGGTTTCAATCTGGACGATGCTGCTTCCCAAAGTGTTTTTGTGGGGGTGCTGCTGGCGTTGGTACTCGGCAAGCCTTTCGGAATTGTGCTGGCGAGCTTCGTACTCACCAAACTCAATATCTGCAAGCTGCCAGTAGGTGTGACATGGAGTGGTGTCTGGCTGGTGGGGCTGCTAGCGGGAATTGGATTCACCATGTCCATTTTCATTGCGTCGTTGGCGTTTCCTGATCCGGCGCTACTATCTGCGGCGAAATTGAGTGTCCTCGCGGCCTCGACCGGCGCTGCAATTATGGGATTGATCTGGGGGAAGCTAACAATGTTGGGTACGGCTCGCCCTAAAGTAGTCGCTAGCGGGGTGCGCAACCCGGAACGGGTGAAGGCATGA
- a CDS encoding FAD-binding protein, with the protein MTIETKQTDILILGSGGAGLFAALHAHKSNPDLKITVAVKGLLGKCGCTRMVQGGYNVALNDGDSVERHFMDTIHGGYWIPNQELAWKLVETAPKRVLELENEIGCFFDRVDDGSLHGKAFAGQTFDRTIHKGDLTGIEIINRLAEQVWSRPIDRLEDHRAIEIIQSEDGSRISGILMLNIRTGKPLFVQAKAVMLGTGGGPTMYRYHTPSGEKSCDGLAMALRAGLNLRDMEMVQFHPTGLLAGEGTRLTGTVLEEGLRGAGGHLLNGKGERFMHSYDERGERATRDVVSRSIYREMRKGNTTKSGGVHISMAHLGVDNVRKKFKGMVSRCKDVGADLAGGLVEVVPTAHYMMGGVEVNVDCETAMLGLYCAGEDAGGVHGANRLGGNGVANSTVYGGIAGDVMADWVLREGQFAEPDQNRIAQTLEFIDTPFRQSQGDLTDLRYRLLDKMWDDAGIIRNEVGLVRAYDDVLAIREELMGLGIPDHGKAYNQTWHDWLNLHSQISVSLSIIKSAQLRKNSRGAHFRDDFPEKGDLDTSTYVRVRQDGDAITVTEIPVEFTRVKPGQTLIPEENDNKIGVAS; encoded by the coding sequence ATGACTATTGAAACTAAACAAACCGATATTCTGATTCTCGGCTCTGGTGGCGCCGGTTTATTCGCAGCGCTTCATGCCCATAAAAGCAATCCGGACCTCAAGATTACCGTGGCCGTTAAAGGGTTGCTGGGAAAGTGTGGCTGTACCCGAATGGTGCAGGGGGGATACAACGTTGCCTTGAATGATGGTGACTCTGTCGAACGTCACTTTATGGATACCATCCATGGCGGCTACTGGATTCCCAATCAGGAACTGGCCTGGAAACTGGTAGAAACCGCGCCCAAGCGAGTGCTTGAGCTGGAAAACGAGATTGGATGCTTCTTTGACCGTGTTGACGACGGCTCCTTGCATGGCAAGGCATTTGCGGGCCAGACGTTCGATCGCACCATTCATAAAGGCGACCTGACGGGTATCGAAATCATCAACCGCTTGGCCGAGCAGGTGTGGTCTCGGCCTATCGACAGGCTTGAGGATCACCGGGCCATCGAGATTATCCAGTCCGAAGATGGCAGCCGGATATCGGGCATTCTGATGCTTAATATCCGCACCGGTAAGCCTCTGTTTGTTCAGGCCAAGGCCGTGATGCTGGGCACTGGCGGCGGCCCTACGATGTACCGTTACCACACGCCGTCCGGCGAAAAATCCTGCGATGGTCTGGCCATGGCGCTACGGGCGGGTCTCAATCTGCGCGATATGGAAATGGTGCAGTTCCACCCCACCGGATTGCTGGCCGGCGAAGGCACGCGTTTGACCGGTACGGTGCTGGAGGAGGGCCTGCGCGGCGCGGGCGGCCACCTGCTCAACGGCAAGGGAGAGCGCTTCATGCACTCCTATGATGAGCGTGGCGAGCGCGCCACCCGTGATGTGGTATCCCGTTCGATCTATCGCGAAATGCGCAAGGGCAATACAACCAAAAGTGGTGGCGTACATATCAGCATGGCGCACCTGGGGGTCGACAATGTGCGCAAGAAATTCAAGGGCATGGTCAGCCGTTGCAAGGATGTAGGGGCGGATCTCGCAGGCGGCCTGGTAGAGGTGGTGCCAACGGCACACTACATGATGGGCGGCGTTGAGGTGAACGTAGACTGCGAAACCGCGATGCTCGGGCTCTACTGTGCAGGGGAGGATGCCGGCGGTGTACACGGCGCCAATCGCCTGGGCGGTAACGGTGTGGCCAACTCGACGGTCTATGGCGGCATTGCCGGCGATGTCATGGCCGACTGGGTCTTACGGGAGGGACAGTTCGCTGAACCTGACCAAAATCGAATCGCGCAAACGCTGGAATTCATTGATACGCCGTTTCGCCAGAGCCAGGGTGATCTGACCGATCTGCGTTATCGCCTGTTAGACAAAATGTGGGATGACGCCGGCATTATTCGCAACGAAGTAGGGCTGGTGCGGGCCTATGACGATGTATTAGCCATCCGCGAAGAACTCATGGGTCTGGGTATTCCCGATCATGGCAAGGCCTATAACCAGACCTGGCATGACTGGCTGAACCTGCATTCACAGATCAGCGTCAGCCTCTCGATTATCAAGTCGGCTCAGCTGCGCAAGAACTCAAGGGGCGCTCACTTTCGTGATGATTTCCCCGAAAAGGGTGACCTGGACACATCAACCTATGTGCGGGTTCGGCAGGACGGTGACGCTATTACCGTGACGGAAATACCGGTTGAATTCACCCGCGTTAAACCTGGCCAGACGCTGATACCAGAAGAAAACGACAATAAAATTGGAGTCGCATCATGA
- a CDS encoding LysR family transcriptional regulator produces the protein MSIRHLKTLLAIADKGSFVEAAEAEFLTQAAVSLQMKALEDELNMPLFDRTRRPLTLNEAGITIVPKAREIVRNYEQLMETSAIFDKLSGQLALGSVPTMLTGVLPTALASLRHSLPQLHITVSSGLSNSLIAQVERGAIDAAIISEPPTERPGLSWTPFGIEPLIVIAPIDSPNVPPEVLLKTHPFIRFNKNAWCGQLIDEHLKNLGIVVNDAMELNTLEAISTMVYHGLGVSVIPERNIQYPGSLPLKRLDFTRKAPHRILGLIEKENSNKSHLTNELITELAETMRKKKWLK, from the coding sequence ATGTCAATTCGCCATCTCAAAACGCTCCTTGCCATCGCAGACAAGGGCTCCTTTGTGGAAGCAGCAGAAGCTGAGTTTCTTACACAGGCTGCAGTCAGCTTGCAAATGAAGGCGCTTGAGGATGAGCTCAACATGCCACTGTTCGACCGGACACGCCGCCCGCTAACCCTGAACGAAGCCGGCATAACGATCGTCCCTAAGGCCAGGGAAATCGTCCGGAACTATGAACAACTGATGGAAACTTCGGCCATCTTTGACAAGCTGTCGGGGCAGCTTGCCCTTGGTTCGGTACCTACCATGTTAACCGGGGTGTTACCAACGGCGCTGGCAAGCCTGCGTCACTCCCTTCCACAGCTTCATATAACGGTATCCAGCGGGCTGTCCAACTCATTGATCGCACAGGTGGAAAGAGGCGCCATCGATGCCGCCATTATCAGCGAGCCTCCCACCGAACGCCCAGGACTTAGCTGGACACCCTTTGGCATAGAACCACTGATCGTTATTGCACCCATTGATTCGCCCAATGTCCCTCCGGAAGTATTGCTGAAGACTCACCCTTTTATCCGCTTCAACAAGAATGCATGGTGTGGCCAATTAATCGACGAGCATTTGAAAAACCTGGGTATCGTCGTAAACGACGCCATGGAACTGAATACGCTGGAAGCTATTTCCACGATGGTATATCACGGTCTTGGCGTCTCAGTTATTCCAGAACGCAATATACAGTACCCAGGCTCGCTGCCTCTAAAACGCCTCGATTTTACCCGAAAAGCGCCCCACCGGATCCTGGGCCTTATCGAGAAAGAGAACAGCAACAAGTCACATCTGACAAACGAACTAATCACTGAACTGGCTGAGACAATGCGAAAAAAGAAATGGTTAAAATAA